One stretch of Brevibacillus laterosporus DNA includes these proteins:
- a CDS encoding ABC transporter ATP-binding protein codes for MNVNDRDSVNKTSKKESLGFFQSMQHRKSLMLYACKIVWNFNKTYMLLVVSLSIILALQSNAIIIVNKYTINNLISSQVYLALLGIGMMLFLELLQEGFELFLRFYNTKCDEQFSIYREQILFNKLASMGLLEREHPSFLGKLQIWSLGLMKIQATFQTGVQCVKALLTGVLSIYVLVSGYWLIGVIIILFSLAKSVFVFKVIDPLVTMNMQMARAHNLTTYFRDLLVKKEAQKEFLLMQAFSFFKDKWLRSKTNIMNMNIDITKLNVRPELISSLLSMCSRLIIMIMMVFLVIDKKMTIGDFIAVSLAASLAERNILSLFLQCKNLLENLRYVEEYEKMDSTTQSVEDKQVATTDFQLKQGIEVVDLTFTYPNRLVPALHNINLSIKKGEKIAIIGDNAAGKSTLIKLLLALYHAPDNTIFYDGVEQKQIDVAGLWKRCGAIFQDFMKYKISIHENICLENEKKDDQELYHLLEHLNIQDFYQLENGLSTMIGDIHEDSVDLSGGQWQRIALARLLYRNLDFIVLDEPTSALDPNSEVKVFDDILDLAKDKTLIVISHRIGIGKKVDRIYYMRQGSIIEQGSHQQLMDAKGEYFQTWERQSEWYNSELVYESRGS; via the coding sequence ATGAATGTGAATGACAGAGACTCTGTAAATAAAACGAGCAAGAAAGAGAGCTTGGGATTTTTTCAGAGCATGCAACATAGAAAAAGCCTGATGCTGTATGCATGCAAAATCGTTTGGAATTTTAATAAAACCTATATGCTTTTGGTCGTTTCCTTAAGTATAATTCTTGCTCTTCAATCAAACGCAATCATTATCGTGAACAAATATACAATTAACAATCTTATAAGTTCGCAAGTATACCTTGCACTACTTGGAATTGGAATGATGCTCTTCCTAGAACTGCTTCAGGAGGGCTTTGAACTTTTCCTGCGATTCTATAATACAAAATGTGATGAACAATTTTCCATTTATAGGGAACAAATACTATTTAACAAGCTGGCAAGTATGGGTTTATTAGAACGTGAGCATCCCAGCTTTTTAGGAAAGCTACAGATATGGTCACTTGGATTGATGAAAATACAAGCCACTTTTCAAACAGGGGTACAATGTGTAAAGGCGTTACTTACAGGCGTACTTTCCATTTATGTGTTGGTTAGTGGTTATTGGCTCATAGGTGTTATTATCATTTTGTTTTCACTTGCCAAAAGCGTATTTGTGTTTAAGGTTATCGATCCACTTGTAACGATGAATATGCAGATGGCTCGCGCCCATAACCTCACTACATACTTTAGAGATCTACTAGTAAAAAAAGAGGCACAAAAGGAATTTCTCCTCATGCAAGCTTTCTCCTTTTTTAAAGATAAATGGCTACGATCGAAAACAAACATCATGAACATGAACATAGATATTACGAAATTAAATGTAAGACCAGAACTGATAAGTAGTCTGTTATCGATGTGTAGCAGATTAATTATTATGATTATGATGGTCTTTCTTGTTATTGATAAGAAGATGACCATTGGGGATTTCATTGCGGTATCTTTGGCTGCCTCCTTGGCAGAAAGAAATATCCTGTCTCTGTTCTTACAATGCAAAAATCTACTAGAGAACCTGCGCTACGTAGAGGAATATGAGAAGATGGACTCTACCACTCAAAGCGTAGAGGATAAACAAGTGGCAACAACAGACTTTCAACTAAAGCAAGGTATAGAGGTAGTGGATTTAACCTTCACTTATCCAAATAGGCTAGTACCAGCTCTTCATAACATCAATCTCTCTATAAAAAAAGGAGAGAAGATTGCTATTATCGGGGATAACGCAGCTGGAAAATCAACGCTGATCAAACTATTGCTAGCCTTATATCATGCTCCAGATAACACGATTTTTTATGATGGTGTGGAACAAAAACAGATAGATGTTGCTGGCTTATGGAAAAGGTGCGGAGCTATCTTTCAGGATTTTATGAAGTACAAGATATCTATCCATGAAAATATCTGCTTGGAAAATGAAAAGAAAGATGATCAGGAGTTATATCATCTTCTCGAACATCTGAATATACAAGATTTTTATCAGTTAGAAAATGGTCTTTCTACCATGATTGGTGATATCCATGAGGATTCGGTGGATTTGTCAGGTGGCCAATGGCAAAGAATTGCACTAGCTCGACTATTATATCGTAATCTGGATTTTATAGTTTTAGATGAACCGACTTCCGCCCTAGATCCGAACAGTGAAGTGAAAGTATTTGACGATATCCTAGACTTAGCTAAAGATAAAACACTCATCGTCATTTCCCATCGAATTGGAATCGGAAAAAAGGTAGATCGTATCTATTATATGCGGCAAGGAAGTATTATCGAGCAAGGGAGTCATCAGCAATTGATGGATGCAAAAGGTGAATATTTTCAGACATGGGAACGCCAAAGCGAGTGGTATAATTCAGAATTAGTTTACGAAAGTAGGGGGTCATAA
- a CDS encoding alkyl hydroperoxide reductase, producing MSKKLVRDTGLEIGTKIPQIHFTNWDSSQVELNFLPKGAALVFVSVFCSYCIDLLPHLRSISQCEDMQLYLFSDGEIEDHAEMADYFEWEFPVIQLKHKEMSEIFEITYHPFLLVTDSQGVIISKGDIYHVEDFRKIVESALLP from the coding sequence ATGTCTAAAAAACTAGTTCGTGATACTGGTTTAGAAATAGGCACAAAGATTCCACAGATTCATTTCACAAATTGGGATTCGTCACAGGTAGAGTTGAATTTTTTACCTAAGGGAGCAGCATTGGTTTTTGTCTCTGTTTTTTGTTCCTATTGTATTGATTTGCTACCTCACCTTCGATCAATAAGTCAGTGTGAGGATATGCAACTCTACCTTTTTTCAGACGGAGAAATAGAGGATCATGCTGAAATGGCTGATTATTTTGAGTGGGAATTCCCGGTTATTCAACTCAAACATAAAGAAATGAGCGAAATCTTTGAGATTACCTATCACCCGTTTCTTCTTGTTACCGATTCTCAGGGTGTGATTATTAGCAAAGGGGATATATATCATGTGGAGGATTTTCGTAAAATAGTAGAAAGTGCTTTATTACCATGA